One Vibrio pomeroyi genomic region harbors:
- a CDS encoding transcriptional regulator, translated as MNELDTWLERVGDWYKDRKHDQVERLEPLILTPPDALWGPLITDEQSKGIACWLDGCLRIFTFYRNSDHKPHHQEKAYQYLMFAYSKLQAVCCDTKAEPDLQEWCTQRVQHLCVLALEFANQQQEPRWLQESEKLIESHVRFMASQSQNDDQGNVKHQIH; from the coding sequence ATGAATGAACTAGACACTTGGTTAGAGCGAGTCGGAGATTGGTACAAAGACCGAAAGCATGATCAAGTGGAACGGTTAGAACCTTTGATCTTAACGCCTCCAGATGCACTCTGGGGGCCTTTGATCACAGATGAACAAAGCAAAGGCATCGCATGTTGGTTAGACGGGTGCCTGCGTATCTTTACTTTCTACCGAAATTCAGACCACAAGCCACATCATCAAGAAAAAGCGTATCAATACCTAATGTTCGCTTACAGTAAGCTTCAAGCCGTGTGTTGTGACACGAAAGCGGAGCCAGACTTACAAGAGTGGTGTACACAGCGAGTACAGCATTTGTGTGTGCTCGCGTTGGAGTTTGCGAATCAACAACAAGAGCCGCGCTGGTTACAAGAATCCGAAAAATTGATCGAATCGCATGTCCGCTTTATGGCAAGCCAATCCCAGAACGATGATCAAGGAAACGTGAAACATCAGATTCACTGA
- a CDS encoding replication initiator protein RctB domain-containing protein: protein MKPEEKLLIKARSHKDGHLFEVSETAVEWIEQYQHFKGVTKSIVELLNLISLRGFSSKDGYVSTTEIIESTDGQVTRAALQQRLRAAVNIGLFKQIPVRFEEGLAGKTMLHRFVNPNQLISVLGATSLVTESVKQNEKQKRSKALAQTKVNKRLLNEHGLNTPPTMKDEADQFIVSPTNWAGIIDQALAPPRTRKSYQKSMVSISGTRAVIETRSSKNIMTVDDLMTLFALFTLTVQYHDHHQDDYHLDAKHTPNKTPLYITDILSLRGKKDSGPARDSIRDSIDRIEFTDFQLHELTGRWLSENMPEGFKSDRFRFLARTITASEEAPTEGSDGEIRIKPNLYILVWEPSFYEELLTRDYFFLFPPEILKQHTLVFQMYSYFRSRMARRHSDCMLLSELNQKLARNIDWRRFSMDLIRELRKLGEVGDQEDTFLVNLWGYHLTITALIEKGKTTDYQVDIKCNVEEVLRYSRARTTNAGKRNMAPTLPNPLRNEMVSKQKLEELSEIIDGEFEPIQRKAPSPRGKLGRRVKQRKHSVEINADEIMITLSKYTSAEALERSITALSAMTGHSHASIKEECSELIEKLDWLRVGENVIPYETLSKLIELYNDRDSNSNRHLSIERLISGLAVRRKVCKQVHEGHLDENVFLALDEMAIGH from the coding sequence ATGAAACCAGAAGAGAAATTGTTAATTAAGGCACGAAGCCACAAAGATGGTCATTTATTTGAGGTATCTGAAACAGCCGTTGAATGGATAGAACAATATCAACACTTCAAAGGTGTCACCAAAAGCATAGTTGAGCTTCTTAACCTAATTTCACTTCGTGGGTTTAGCAGCAAAGACGGATACGTTTCAACCACTGAGATTATCGAATCAACCGATGGCCAAGTCACTCGCGCAGCCTTGCAACAAAGGCTGAGAGCAGCGGTAAATATCGGTCTTTTCAAACAAATCCCCGTTCGCTTTGAAGAAGGCCTTGCAGGTAAAACCATGCTGCATCGCTTTGTTAACCCAAACCAATTGATATCGGTACTGGGTGCCACCAGCTTAGTCACAGAAAGCGTCAAGCAAAACGAAAAGCAGAAGCGCTCTAAAGCCCTCGCTCAAACTAAAGTAAACAAACGTTTACTGAATGAGCATGGTCTTAATACTCCCCCAACGATGAAAGACGAAGCGGATCAATTCATTGTTTCGCCAACCAATTGGGCGGGCATTATTGATCAAGCGTTAGCGCCACCTAGAACGCGCAAGAGCTACCAGAAATCAATGGTTTCGATCTCGGGCACTCGCGCTGTGATCGAGACAAGATCGTCTAAAAATATTATGACGGTCGATGATCTGATGACGCTTTTCGCGTTGTTCACGCTAACCGTTCAGTATCATGATCATCACCAAGATGATTACCACCTAGACGCGAAACACACGCCGAACAAAACACCACTCTACATCACGGACATTTTGTCTTTGCGTGGTAAGAAAGACAGTGGCCCTGCTCGTGACTCGATTCGCGACAGTATTGATCGTATCGAGTTTACGGATTTCCAACTGCATGAGCTTACTGGTCGTTGGCTTAGTGAGAACATGCCAGAAGGCTTTAAGAGTGATCGTTTCCGATTCTTAGCAAGAACCATTACTGCATCGGAAGAAGCGCCTACAGAGGGCTCTGATGGCGAAATTCGCATTAAACCGAACCTATACATCCTCGTTTGGGAACCTTCGTTCTACGAAGAGCTCCTGACTCGTGATTATTTCTTCTTGTTCCCGCCAGAAATCCTTAAGCAACATACCTTGGTTTTCCAAATGTATTCGTACTTCAGAAGCCGTATGGCCCGCCGTCATTCAGATTGTATGTTGCTGAGCGAACTGAATCAGAAGTTGGCTCGTAACATCGATTGGCGTCGTTTTTCGATGGATCTGATCCGCGAATTGAGAAAGTTGGGCGAAGTCGGAGATCAAGAAGATACCTTCCTGGTTAATCTTTGGGGTTATCACTTGACGATCACCGCGTTGATCGAAAAAGGCAAAACGACCGATTATCAAGTAGATATCAAATGTAACGTGGAAGAAGTACTGCGTTACTCAAGAGCACGTACCACCAACGCCGGTAAACGTAACATGGCACCAACGCTGCCAAACCCACTTCGCAACGAGATGGTCTCTAAGCAGAAGCTGGAAGAGCTGTCTGAGATCATCGATGGTGAGTTTGAACCGATTCAGCGCAAGGCACCGTCGCCAAGAGGCAAATTAGGACGTCGAGTGAAGCAACGTAAGCACTCTGTTGAGATCAATGCTGACGAGATCATGATAACGCTCTCTAAATATACCTCTGCAGAGGCTCTAGAACGCAGTATAACGGCTTTATCTGCTATGACAGGGCACTCACATGCCTCGATCAAAGAAGAGTGCTCAGAGCTCATTGAGAAGCTTGATTGGCTGAGAGTAGGGGAAAATGTTATCCCTTACGAAACATTGAGTAAGCTGATTGAGCTGTACAACGACCGTGATAGCAACAGTAATCGACATCTCTCTATCGAACGTCTGATCTCTGGTTTGGCGGTGCGTCGTAAAGTGTGTAAACAAGTGCACGAAGGTCATCTAGATGAAAATGTGTTCTTGGCGCTCGATGAAATGGCGATTGGCCACTAG
- a CDS encoding ParA family protein translates to MKREQTIDKLYQLAEQTQQVQADRIEIILEERSDEHFPPMSKAMMETRSGLTRRKLDEAITKLEADGHQFTKNNANHYSISLTEAHMLMDAAEVPKFHQRKQHADNKPWIINVQNQKGGTGKSMTAVHLAACLSLNLDKRYRICLIDLDPQGSLRLFLNPQISGAEHDSIYSAVDIMLDNVPEGQDVDLEFLRKNVLLPTQYPNLKTISAFPEDAMFNAEAWQSLSQDQSLDIVRLLKEKLIDKIADDFDVIMIDTGPHVDPLVWNAMYASNALLIPCAAKRLDWASTVNFFQHLPTVYEMFPDDWKGLEFVRLMPTMFEDDNKKQVSVLTEMNYLLNDQVMMATIPRSRAFETCADTYSTVFDLTVSDFEGGKKTLAVAQDAVQKSALELERVLHSNWPSLNQG, encoded by the coding sequence ATGAAAAGAGAACAAACGATTGATAAGCTCTATCAGCTGGCCGAACAAACTCAACAAGTTCAGGCTGACCGAATTGAGATTATTCTGGAAGAGCGAAGTGATGAACATTTCCCTCCAATGTCTAAAGCTATGATGGAGACTCGTTCAGGCTTAACTCGTCGAAAATTGGATGAGGCAATTACTAAGCTTGAAGCGGATGGTCACCAGTTTACAAAGAACAACGCCAATCATTACTCGATTTCATTGACTGAAGCTCACATGCTGATGGACGCGGCGGAAGTACCAAAGTTCCACCAACGTAAACAGCACGCAGACAACAAACCTTGGATTATCAACGTACAAAACCAGAAGGGTGGTACAGGTAAATCAATGACGGCGGTTCACCTAGCGGCTTGTTTGTCTCTGAATTTAGACAAGCGCTACCGTATCTGTCTGATTGACTTGGATCCACAAGGTTCATTACGTCTGTTCTTAAACCCACAAATCAGTGGTGCAGAGCACGATAGTATCTATTCTGCCGTTGATATCATGTTGGACAACGTGCCTGAAGGCCAAGATGTTGACCTAGAGTTTCTTCGCAAAAACGTACTCTTGCCAACTCAGTATCCGAACCTAAAGACAATTTCTGCATTCCCAGAAGATGCGATGTTTAACGCTGAAGCGTGGCAAAGCCTCTCTCAAGATCAGTCACTTGATATCGTTCGTCTTCTTAAAGAGAAGCTTATCGACAAAATCGCAGACGACTTTGATGTGATTATGATTGATACCGGCCCACACGTAGATCCATTAGTGTGGAACGCAATGTACGCGTCGAACGCTCTTCTTATTCCTTGTGCTGCAAAGCGTTTGGACTGGGCTTCAACGGTTAACTTCTTCCAACACTTACCAACCGTGTACGAGATGTTCCCGGACGATTGGAAAGGGCTTGAGTTTGTTCGTCTGATGCCAACCATGTTCGAAGATGACAATAAGAAGCAGGTTTCGGTTCTCACTGAGATGAACTACCTGCTGAATGATCAAGTGATGATGGCGACGATTCCAAGAAGCCGTGCCTTTGAAACCTGTGCCGATACTTACAGCACGGTTTTCGATCTCACGGTTAGCGACTTCGAAGGTGGTAAGAAAACTCTGGCTGTCGCTCAAGACGCAGTACAAAAAAGTGCTCTAGAATTAGAGCGTGTATTACACAGCAACTGGCCTTCACTTAATCAGGGATAA
- a CDS encoding ParB/RepB/Spo0J family partition protein, with protein MAIKTSDLNAKLFGKANKRRVATPQEAQTAAKEQAQVIELSVAGEELVSFELVRIPASEVATRTVVFEENAREQSFLNEHALSDVLTTLKERGQQYPAVGRKNKDGKIEVLDGSRRRMSCILADKEFLIYVAENINGDHAKFLSDVANAHKPLSLYEKGKEMQAKLDQGEAEDQKALAKMFQCSEALVSGALKAAALPLELLQAYPNVSDLGRPTIVKLHKQFGGLTSEQQQTLLTKCDASEGFVWQRSEAQGVTRLTKDVTETLEGWILELAPAPAKKASSKVELIKGRASYSRKGSNLALNLKKVDDATMEEILAFVQSKLD; from the coding sequence ATGGCAATTAAAACATCTGACTTAAATGCAAAGCTATTTGGTAAAGCAAACAAACGTCGCGTAGCAACGCCTCAAGAAGCGCAAACAGCTGCTAAAGAACAGGCTCAAGTGATTGAACTTTCAGTTGCGGGCGAAGAGTTGGTTTCATTTGAATTGGTTCGAATTCCTGCTTCTGAAGTAGCGACTCGAACGGTTGTTTTCGAAGAGAACGCGCGTGAGCAATCTTTCTTAAACGAACATGCGCTTTCTGACGTACTAACTACGTTAAAAGAACGCGGCCAGCAATACCCAGCAGTTGGTCGTAAAAACAAAGACGGCAAGATTGAAGTTCTTGATGGTAGCCGTCGTCGTATGTCATGTATTTTGGCCGACAAAGAGTTCCTTATCTATGTTGCTGAAAACATTAACGGCGACCATGCTAAGTTCTTATCTGATGTTGCAAACGCTCACAAGCCTCTTTCTCTGTATGAGAAGGGCAAAGAGATGCAAGCGAAGCTAGATCAAGGCGAAGCTGAAGACCAAAAAGCACTAGCGAAAATGTTTCAGTGCAGCGAAGCTTTGGTAAGTGGCGCATTGAAAGCGGCCGCTTTGCCACTTGAATTGCTACAAGCTTACCCAAATGTGAGTGACCTTGGTCGTCCAACGATTGTTAAACTACATAAACAATTTGGCGGTCTAACGAGCGAACAACAACAAACACTACTGACTAAGTGTGATGCTTCAGAAGGTTTTGTATGGCAGCGTAGTGAAGCTCAAGGCGTAACTCGCTTGACCAAAGACGTGACTGAAACCTTAGAAGGTTGGATTCTTGAACTGGCACCTGCGCCAGCTAAGAAAGCGTCTTCAAAAGTTGAACTAATTAAAGGCCGTGCTTCATACAGCCGTAAAGGTTCAAACTTGGCGTTGAATCTAAAGAAAGTTGATGATGCGACCATGGAAGAAATCCTAGCCTTCGTACAATCGAAGCTCGACTAG
- a CDS encoding GNAT family N-acetyltransferase: MTNPTNTFLHTLSNIAQHNDHRYGVVFDGDLDWQNSAVITFLQDADSQTVFQIGGTPFEGTIHASVKKGQQLLGRECQVLVCDFRELFDANGFSAALGSLVGGGLLLVLPPKVDDSEDSECFGQSWLKLHFDKLLSVSQSDEKADVIEAVNSLPQKLNDDNSTDRFEQQKTAIELVKKVVTGHRKRPLILTADRGRGKSSTLGIAAAQLLAERQGLNIIVTAPSVKAIEPVFSHALQRLDTCEVINATHIGYQGGSLRFVAPDELLKSKLECDLLLVDEAAAIPIPMLKSMVDSYHRMVFSTTVHGYEGSGRGFGIKFEAWLSEHRPGWKGYKLEQPIRWNNNDPLERWLFDCFLLGEDACPSESAVYKSEDFSDDALNQLSLVELSKADCLVNPQKLQQCFSLLVDAHYQTSPNDLMQFLDNPAIHLFAAWQQDECLGCMLVTEEGGLDKELIAQVQVGKRRPQGHLAPVLLANQLGSVEAATSRCLRVMRIAVSTRHQCLGIGRWMLGLLSEQAVRTEQVDYLATSFGATSDLISFWRDSEFVPVHIGHQRDQASGCHSVLMVKSLNPNAQIWMSQLQNHFERRFCFVVSGSLASLEVDMVRALLPRQAESMAESEIQLIRNYVDGGNSYDSIGFSVLNLILQSNARQAHIAESDVITDTDFAVSDLLIAKVIQQKEWGTCVEQFNLVGRKQAEIQFRQDVDFLLSNLHCK; this comes from the coding sequence ATGACAAACCCAACCAACACTTTTCTACACACACTTTCTAATATCGCTCAGCATAACGATCATCGTTATGGCGTTGTCTTTGATGGCGACCTCGATTGGCAAAACTCCGCTGTTATAACCTTCCTTCAAGATGCAGATTCTCAAACCGTTTTCCAGATTGGCGGCACTCCGTTTGAGGGGACGATTCACGCGTCTGTAAAAAAAGGCCAGCAACTTCTTGGTCGTGAATGCCAAGTTCTTGTGTGTGATTTTAGAGAGCTGTTCGATGCGAATGGTTTTAGCGCAGCATTGGGTTCGTTAGTTGGTGGTGGGTTATTGTTGGTGTTACCACCGAAAGTTGATGACTCTGAAGATAGCGAATGCTTTGGGCAATCTTGGTTAAAGCTACATTTTGATAAACTACTTTCAGTTTCGCAAAGTGACGAAAAGGCGGATGTGATTGAAGCGGTGAATTCGCTTCCTCAAAAACTTAATGACGACAACTCGACTGACCGATTTGAACAGCAAAAAACGGCGATTGAGTTAGTTAAGAAAGTTGTTACTGGACATCGAAAGCGTCCATTGATTCTGACAGCAGACAGAGGTCGAGGTAAAAGCTCAACTTTGGGTATTGCAGCCGCGCAGCTTTTGGCAGAGCGACAGGGCTTAAATATTATTGTTACCGCTCCCTCTGTAAAAGCAATTGAGCCCGTATTTTCTCATGCGTTACAGAGACTCGATACGTGTGAAGTCATTAACGCGACTCACATTGGTTATCAAGGTGGAAGTTTAAGATTTGTCGCGCCAGATGAATTACTTAAATCTAAGCTTGAGTGCGATCTGTTGTTGGTTGATGAAGCGGCCGCCATTCCAATCCCAATGCTTAAATCTATGGTCGATAGTTATCACCGCATGGTTTTTTCAACCACAGTTCATGGTTACGAAGGCAGTGGGCGAGGGTTTGGAATCAAATTTGAAGCTTGGCTTTCTGAACATCGCCCTGGATGGAAGGGCTACAAGCTTGAACAACCTATCCGTTGGAATAACAACGACCCACTAGAGCGTTGGCTATTTGATTGTTTCCTGCTTGGTGAAGATGCGTGCCCGAGTGAATCAGCTGTTTATAAGTCGGAAGATTTTTCCGATGATGCACTCAACCAACTTAGCTTGGTTGAGTTGTCAAAAGCAGACTGCTTGGTTAACCCTCAAAAACTTCAACAATGTTTTTCTCTTTTAGTCGATGCCCATTATCAGACGTCTCCTAATGATTTAATGCAGTTCCTCGATAACCCAGCTATTCATTTATTTGCCGCTTGGCAGCAAGACGAGTGTCTTGGTTGTATGTTGGTGACGGAGGAGGGCGGTTTAGATAAAGAATTGATTGCACAAGTTCAAGTTGGAAAACGTCGTCCACAAGGTCACCTTGCACCAGTTCTGTTAGCTAACCAGCTTGGCTCTGTTGAAGCAGCAACTAGCCGCTGTCTTCGAGTGATGCGGATTGCTGTCTCGACACGTCATCAATGTTTGGGTATCGGCCGTTGGATGTTGGGTCTGTTATCTGAACAAGCAGTCCGAACAGAGCAAGTCGATTATCTGGCGACGAGCTTCGGTGCGACCAGTGATTTGATTTCTTTCTGGCGTGATAGTGAATTTGTGCCTGTTCATATTGGTCACCAGCGAGATCAGGCAAGCGGTTGTCACTCTGTATTGATGGTTAAGTCGCTTAACCCAAACGCTCAAATCTGGATGAGCCAACTGCAAAATCACTTTGAGCGTAGGTTCTGTTTTGTTGTTTCTGGCTCTTTGGCTTCTCTCGAAGTTGATATGGTGCGCGCATTACTGCCAAGGCAAGCGGAATCTATGGCTGAGTCTGAAATCCAACTCATCAGGAATTATGTCGATGGCGGCAATAGTTACGACAGCATTGGTTTCAGTGTCCTGAATCTGATTCTGCAGAGTAATGCTCGTCAAGCTCACATAGCTGAATCTGACGTTATAACCGATACAGATTTCGCCGTTTCTGATTTGCTTATCGCGAAAGTCATTCAGCAGAAAGAGTGGGGGACTTGTGTCGAACAGTTTAATCTTGTTGGGCGAAAACAAGCCGAAATTCAATTCCGACAAGATGTCGATTTCCTATTATCAAATTTACACTGTAAATAG
- a CDS encoding DUF342 domain-containing protein, whose product MWDNIVTLSEDKQQVMACLPSGFVVDASFDNKTLPPALEALSASNYFLFEDEVLRFVTLAKEGKGEAYEGILIAEVRNASVTVELTDDEMLASLVVTGPYNGHPLRGSDIIHCLAQAHITKGINKLALRKVLMMSSKLKPGEKFTQPVAKGTQPVKGKDAKFAALVEDITRQVLKPRSKDEGKIDMRDLGETITVGQNDQLMKRTPATKGIAGFTVQGRIIPPLPGQDSLIKPGKGTYISPDDPNLLLASYPGLPIIKDRTIEVDDALCVSNVDVSTGHVKFKGNVFVSGNIEPGMIVKATGSITVGGFIESAEVQAQGDIKVAKGIIGHTTKEGEAKSCKVFSKGSITASYAQNAELKTAGDIRLGVHSMSNDIRCGDNLVVMDTMKKHGTLSGGEAKVGGKVECVFLGVEGDTATKVHGFARYDGYRQKIAELKETYKHTQEQTMDVIRQELEFKKRPKAERSEEQALEIEQQREKNNQAIENTKSQLDTLEAEFETNLAECTVEAHEKVYTRVTIQFGDETVTTKRTHGGSVFSFNQYEIQCSFKMEQEDIAL is encoded by the coding sequence ATGTGGGATAACATCGTTACACTGTCGGAAGATAAGCAACAAGTGATGGCATGTCTGCCGTCGGGGTTTGTGGTCGACGCAAGCTTTGACAATAAGACTCTGCCACCAGCCTTAGAAGCTTTGAGCGCATCTAACTATTTTCTTTTTGAAGATGAGGTGCTGCGTTTTGTGACTCTTGCAAAAGAGGGCAAGGGGGAAGCTTATGAAGGAATCTTGATTGCAGAAGTTCGTAATGCCAGTGTCACGGTTGAGCTGACTGATGATGAGATGCTAGCAAGTCTAGTCGTCACTGGTCCGTATAATGGACACCCGCTACGCGGTAGCGACATCATTCATTGTTTAGCACAAGCTCACATCACAAAGGGAATTAATAAGTTAGCGCTCAGAAAAGTATTGATGATGAGTAGCAAACTTAAGCCCGGAGAAAAGTTTACGCAACCCGTCGCCAAGGGAACACAACCCGTAAAAGGTAAAGACGCAAAGTTCGCGGCCTTGGTTGAAGACATTACTCGACAAGTTTTGAAACCTCGCAGTAAAGACGAAGGCAAGATTGATATGCGAGACTTGGGAGAAACCATTACCGTTGGTCAAAACGACCAGTTAATGAAACGCACTCCCGCGACTAAGGGCATCGCTGGCTTTACCGTCCAAGGTCGTATTATCCCGCCACTTCCTGGACAAGACAGTTTAATCAAGCCTGGCAAGGGCACCTACATTTCTCCTGATGACCCCAACTTATTACTCGCCTCTTATCCCGGATTACCCATCATCAAAGATCGCACCATTGAAGTCGATGACGCCTTATGTGTTAGCAATGTTGATGTTTCCACCGGACACGTCAAATTCAAAGGCAATGTGTTTGTCTCTGGCAACATTGAACCGGGAATGATTGTGAAAGCGACCGGTAGTATTACGGTGGGTGGTTTTATTGAATCGGCTGAAGTTCAGGCTCAAGGTGATATCAAAGTCGCAAAAGGCATTATCGGCCACACCACCAAAGAGGGTGAAGCGAAAAGCTGTAAGGTATTCAGCAAAGGTTCCATCACCGCGAGCTACGCTCAGAATGCAGAGCTAAAAACCGCCGGTGACATTCGACTTGGCGTGCACAGCATGAGTAACGACATTCGCTGTGGAGACAATCTTGTCGTAATGGATACCATGAAGAAGCATGGCACGCTCAGTGGTGGCGAAGCCAAAGTCGGTGGAAAGGTCGAATGTGTATTCTTAGGTGTAGAAGGAGACACGGCAACTAAGGTTCATGGTTTTGCTCGTTACGATGGATACCGACAGAAAATTGCTGAACTAAAGGAAACCTATAAACACACCCAAGAGCAAACAATGGACGTGATTCGCCAAGAACTCGAATTTAAGAAGCGACCAAAAGCTGAGAGAAGCGAAGAGCAAGCGTTGGAAATAGAACAACAACGAGAAAAGAATAACCAAGCGATTGAAAACACCAAATCACAATTGGATACGCTTGAGGCGGAATTTGAAACCAACCTTGCTGAATGCACAGTTGAAGCGCACGAAAAAGTGTATACCCGCGTGACGATTCAGTTTGGTGATGAAACAGTAACAACCAAGCGAACTCACGGCGGAAGTGTTTTCTCATTCAACCAATATGAGATTCAGTGTTCGTTTAAGATGGAGCAAGAAGACATTGCTTTGTAG